A window of the Gossypium hirsutum isolate 1008001.06 chromosome A05, Gossypium_hirsutum_v2.1, whole genome shotgun sequence genome harbors these coding sequences:
- the LOC107959043 gene encoding UBP1-associated protein 2B, translated as MAKKRKQRSSAVEPTKETADPQPIKEEEQQQHQEYIPEDPKPKVEEEQKLQEVEEEVEEEVEEEEEVELEEEEEEEEEEEENEEDDDDEEAENQTLVGSSNAAVQNGAPKGTSQDEELDDEPFEKLLEPFGKDQLITLIKKAVDKHPEFISSVRELADVDPAQRKIFVHGLSWDTTAETLTAEFAKYGEIEECKAVTDRVSGKSKGYAFILFKHRSGARRALKQPQKKIGNRTTSCQLASQGPVPAPPPTAPPVSEYTQRKIFVSNVSAEMDPEKLLEFFKQFGEIEEGPLGLDKHTGKPKGFALFVYRSIESARKALEEPHKNFEGHVLHCQKAIDGPKQTKGGFGGGASTGHHQQYQQHHQQGQHQNQSRYHHAKKGKYSSSGSETGHLMAPSGPAAVGVGFNPGVAAAGFNPGVAAAAPALNPVLGQALTALLASQGAGLGLGNLLGGLSGAPVNQGAPAAGYGSQVAGGYGNQMGVQGGYQNPQMGQGGAGRTQPGGGAPYMG; from the coding sequence ATGGCCAAGAAGCGAAAGCAACGATCTTCTGCGGTCGAACCCACTAAGGAAACGGCGGATCCTCAACCAATCAAAGAGGAAGAGCAGCAACAACATCAGGAATACATACCCGAAGATCCGAAACCGAAAGTAGAAGAGGAACAGAAACTACAGGAAGTGGAAGAGGAAGTAGAAGAGGAggttgaagaagaagaggaagtgGAActggaagaggaagaggaagaggaagaggaggaaGAGGAGAACGAAGAAGACGACGACGATGAAGAAGCCGAAAACCAAACCCTAGTCGGTTCTTCCAACGCCGCCGTTCAAAATGGAGCTCCAAAAGGAACGAGTCAAGACGAGGAATTGGACGACGAGCCGTTCGAGAAGCTTCTAGAACCTTTTGGGAAAGATCAATTGATTACCCTTATTAAGAAAGCGGTCGATAAGCACCCAGAATTCATCTCGTCGGTTCGGGAGCTTGCGGATGTGGACCCGGCTCAACGGAAGATCTTCGTACACGGTCTTAGCTGGGATACGACTGCTGAAACCCTCACCGCGGAGTTTGCTAAATACGGGGAGATCGAAGAATGCAAAGCGGTTACCGATAGGGTGTCCGGGAAATCCAAGGGCTATGCTTTTATCCTCTTTAAACATCGGAGTGGAGCACGCCGGGCTCTGAAACAGCCGCAGAAGAAGATTGGGAATAGAACTACTTCTTGCCAGTTGGCTTCGCAAGGGCCGGTTCCTGCACCGCCCCCTACTGCTCCACCTGTGTCTGAGTACACTCAGAGGAAGATTTTTGTTAGTAACGTGTCAGCTGAAATGGACCCAGAGAAGTTGCTTGAGTTTTTTAAACAGTTTGGGGAAATTGAGGAAGGTCCATTGGGGCTTGATAAGCATACAGGGAAACCGAAAGGCTTTGCACTTTTTGTCTACAGGTCAATTGAGAGTGCAAGGAAGGCCTTAGAGGAGCCTCATAAGAATTTTGAAGGTCATGTTTTGCATTGCCAGAAGGCCATTGATGGGCCAAAACAGACGAAAGGCGGGTTTGGTGGAGGTGCTTCTACCGGGCATCATCAGCAGTACCAGCAGCATCATCAGCAAGGACAACATCAAAATCAGTCTCGTTACCATCACGCTAAGAAGGGGAAATACTCGTCTAGTGGCTCAGAGACTGGTCATTTGATGGCTCCATCTGGGCCTGCTGCAGTGGGAGTGGGGTTCAACCCTGGAGTTGCTGCTGCTGGGTTTAACCCTGGGGTGGCTGCTGCTGCACCAGCTTTAAACCCTGTGCTTGGACAGGCTTTGACTGCATTGCTAGCCTCTCAGGGAGCTGGTTTGGGGCTTGGTAATCTGCTTGGAGGGCTTAGCGGTGCCCCTGTGAACCAGGGAGCACCTGCTGCAGGTTATGGGAGTCAGGTTGCCGGAGGCTATGGGAACCAGATGGGAGTACAGGGTGGGTATCAGAACCCACAGATGGGGCAGGGAGGTGCTGGCAGGACTCAACCTGGTGGTGGTGCTCCTTACATGGGATAG
- the LOC107959041 gene encoding eukaryotic translation initiation factor 3 subunit I, which translates to MRPILMKGHERPLTFLKYNRDGDLLFSCAKDHTPTVWFADNGERLGTYRGHNGAVWSCDVSRDSMRLITGSADQTVKLWNVQTGSQLYTFNFGSPARSVDFSVGDKLAVITTDPFMELTSAIHVKRIARDPAEQTEESELVIKGPQGRINRAVWGPLNRTIISAGEDAIIRIWDSETGKLLREADKESGHKKTITSLTKSADGSHFLTGSLDKSAKLWDTRTLTLIKTYVTERPVNAVAMSPLLDHVVLGGGQDASAVTTTDHRAGKFEAKFFDKILQEEIGGVKGHFGPINALAFNPDGKSFSSGGEDGYVRLHHFDPDYFNIKI; encoded by the exons atgagGCCGATTTTGATGAAAGGTCATGAAAGGCCATTGACGTTTCTCAAGTACAACAGAGATGGAGATCTTTTGTTCTCATGCGCTAAGGACCATACCCCTACCGTTTGGTTCGCCGACAATGGCGAGCGTCTCGGCACTTATCGTGGCCATAATGGCGCCGTTTGGTCTTGCGACGTCTCAA GGGATTCGATGAGGCTTATTACGGGAAGTGCCGATCAAACTGTGAAGCTGTGGAATGTTCAGACGGGATCTCAATTATATACTTTCAATTTCGGTTCTCCTGCGAGGTCGGTGGATTTCTCTGTAGGGGATAAACTAGCTGTAATTACTACGGATCCTTTCATGGAATTGACTTCCGCTATTCACGTTAAACGCATTGCTAGAGACCCTGCTGAAC AGACTGAGGAGTCTGAGCTTGTCATCAAGGGCCCTCAAGGTAGAATAAACAGAGCTGTTTGGGGACCCCTCAATAGGACTATCATTAGTGCTGGAGAAGATGCCATAATCCGTATATGGGATTCTGAG ACTGGAAAACTACTTAGAGAGGCTGACAAGGAATCGGGTCACAAAAAGACAATAACATCACTTACAAAATCTGCAGACGGTTCACACTTCCTTACTGGTTCCTTAGATAAATCTGCCAAG CTATGGGACACAAGAACGTTGACTCTTATCAAGACCTATGTTACTGAACGTCCGGTCAATGCTGTTGCTATGTCTCCACTTCTCGACCAT GTGGTGCTTGGAGGTGGTCAGGATGCATCAGCTGTCACAACGACAGATCATCGTGCTGGGAAGTTCGAAGCTAAATTCTTTGACAAG ATTCTTCAAGAAGAAATTGGAGGTGTAAAAGGTCATTTTGGGCCCATAAATGCCTTGGCTTTTAACCCAGACGGGAAGAG TTTCTCGAGCGGTGGTGAGGATGGTTATGTTCGATTACACCATTTTGACCCGGATTACTTCAacatcaaaatataa
- the LOC107959040 gene encoding SNF1-related protein kinase regulatory subunit beta-1, whose amino-acid sequence MGNANGRQDGANGGVDDLSGRSNGGEAVVPGAAAAGIRVPSSDSMVNTSPQSPGRSRSPLLFAPQVPVAPLPRADGHSFFNQTWRHDSPVVADSPSEKGIPVIITWNYGGNDVAVEGSWDNWRSRKMLQRSGKDHSILLVLPSGVYHYKFIVDGEWRYTPDLPFIADEMGHICNLLDVHDYVPENLDSVAEFEAPASPTSSYSQAFPTEEDFAKEPAVVPSQLHLTVLGTDDQDGASSSKPQHVVLNHLFIEKGWASQSVVALGYTHRFESKYVTVVLYKPLKR is encoded by the exons ATGGGGAATGCAAACGGAAGACAGGACGGAGCTAACGGCGGTGTCGACGATCTATCCGGAAGATCCAATGGCGGCGAGGCCGTTGTTCCTGGAGCCGCTGCAGCTGGAATTCGCGTGCCATCGTCTGATTCAATGGTGAATACTTCGCCGCAGAGCCCTGGGCGGTCTCGATCCCCGCTTTTATTCGCTCCTCAG GTTCCTGTAGCTCCCTTACCAAGGGCTGATGGCCATTCCTTTTTCAACCAAACTTGGCGGCATGATTCTCCTGTGGTTGCTGATAGTCCGTCAGAGAAAGGAATCCCTGTCATCATTACATGGAATTATGGTGGTAATGACGTGGCCGTTGAAGGTTCTTGGGACAATTGGAGATCAAG GAAGATGCTGCAGAGATCTGGTAAGGACCACTCAATTCTTTTGGTCCTTCCATCTGGCGTATACCATTACAAGTTCATTGTCGATGGTGAATGGAGATATACACCTGATCTGCCTTTTATAGCTGATGAAATGGGCCACATTTGTAATCTTCTTGATGTTCAT GACTATGTACCTGAAAATCTAGATAGTGTAGCCGAGTTTGAGGCTCCAGCGTCTCCAACTTCCAGTTACAGTCAGGCATTTCCAACGGAGGAAGATTTCGCAAAGGAGCCTGCTGTAGTTCCATCCCAGCTACATTTAACTGTCCTCGGTACAGATGACCAAGATGGAGCATCATCCTCGAAGCCTCAACATGTTGTACTTAACCATCTTTTCATAGAGAAGGGATGGGCATCACAGTCTGTTGTTGCCCTCGGATACACCCATAGGTTTGAGTCCAAATATGTGACTGTTGTACTCTATAAGCCACTCAAAAGGTAA